ACAgtgaggaaataaaaaattcaagaccGGGATCCCTGGAGTCATGACTTTTGACAATATTGCAAATAAAGATGGCTCCAAATGCATTATTATGAGGTTGCCAAGATTTTGAACCGTTCCAGAATTTATGGAATGATCAACAGTCTAGCCCCATTAGACCTAATCCAACGATATGGCATAGTGGAAACGAGATTAAATTAAGATGGAAAATGATTTGTGGTAGAAAATTCTGAAAGAGCCCAGAGCCCTAGTGTTTGATGTTGGTTATGCAGTAGTTGGACCTTTTGAAAAATTCCCAGATTGATATGTAGTTAATAAAACCAAGCTGTAGTTTTCGAGAGAATCAAGGAGTATATTATATATGTTGGTTGATTCTTGGGTATACCTTGGCTATCCCAAGACACATTGTGAAGACACAGTAGAGAACATGGAAGACAGCCAACATTGAGATGAAGATATTTAGCTGCGTGATCCCTTCTCTTGACACCAGAGAAACCTTTCCCTGAATGATCAGacccaaagaaaacaaaattgttagTAGTACTGGAACTTAAATTATCTGATAGCATACTTGGAATTAATTCTGAGATTGATTGACTGTAAACAACTGAATATTGTCCTTACTTTTGCCTCACAGTAGGAATCATCATCTGTGGTTTCATGTGTAGGAGGGGTAGTAGTGTTGGATGTCGATCCTGAGACTTTTGTGTCCGATGAAACATCTGATCCCACCATCTCAAGTGCATCCTTGCAGGGAAGAAAAGAGTTTGCCATGGATTGGGGGACACAGATTTTAGATATGGGTGCTTCTTCGGATATTGTAAGAAGCAAGGATATGAAGCCCAGTATCATCATTTCTGAGGAGGGAGCTAGTATCATGAATATCTAACTCTTGCTACAAGAgacagaaaacaaaaacaaaacaaaacaaaactcgCAGCATACTCTTCAGGCTTGTACCCACCTATTTTGATCCTTCCCAAGGCCCTATTGAGggctttccttttccttttctttagaAACTGaaacatgaaaaatcaaaaCACTTAATTTGTTGCCTCgaaacatataaatatatacacacacacacacacatatatgcaTAAAACTTAAATCACTTCCACCTTGGTTAATCTATGAAGACCAGCATCGATGGTGCCCGAGATAACAAAGAATgccaaacaaaaaattgaaacagCCCATGTTGGTGTTTCTTCGAGTGAAGCTGGTTCTGGGTTCATCTTCAAGAAAGTGGTTAATGCTATACCTCCCtcactttctttcttcttctgtgtCTATACGTGAGGAGAAGAAAGGCATAGTCATGTACTTATAGAtgcttttttttgtttccttccttttttGTGTGTGAATGATTAGTCCATGGGAAAGGGTGAGGATTTCTCAAACACATCTCCATTTGACCGTGCTATCTCCGTACATCATGGGCtatttctttttcctccttgGAAATTTCTCTGGTCATCGTCAGCTTTCGCCATTTGATGCTAATAGATACGCAACTTCTAAACAGTGACAACATCATGGACTAATCactgtattttttaaaaatagtccaAGATCTCATCTTTACATCATCTAATTACTCGATCAAgtgtttgtttttaaagaaaaatggaaatccAATCTTTCAATGGAGTCGGTatcaaaatattgataaattcaTTTGCTTTGATGGTGACAATGATTAATTGTCTTGATTCTTGGACAAGTTGTGatcatttttccttcaaaatttccaatttcgGACCACACATTTTGGAAAGTTAAAATCTCCATGTGGAAATTATTATCACACCCATTTCCTAAAGTCAACATTCTCATCAAAAGCTATTTTGTGTTAGGCATCCAATCTCATGGTGCACCCTTTTCAATCAACTTCAcacaaatttcttttcttttttttttttccatattaggGACTTTCACAATCAACTTATTAGCTTAGTTTGGAagtaattatagaaaaaaaaatttaattccatgaaaatacttttattattaagatttttattaaaattaatatttgtataataaaatatgatttttgaccaaaaaaaatcattttacatagttctttaaaatttttgaagtaaataatttttaaaatttcgtCAAATACAAACATCACTTCCAAAATTCAACTCCTTTcataataaagattaaataattattattttattttaaactattaattataaatcatCATGATCATGAATATAAACGAGTTTGAATGGGCTTATGCCTACAAAATTGAAATCATAATCTTTAATCATAATCTTGAAAACTAGTTTTCGTTTccatttatttgaatttaatcaTACACATTGTTTAATGCATAATTATGAATGTTGGTCTTTTGACTCTTCCCATGCAATAAATACCATCGAAATCTAAGTATAAATGCATCTTGTTAAGTCTAAAACTTGTGTATCATGCCAATGGTatcatttcaaaaaattgtcTTGAATGTAGGTCTTTTGACTCTTCCCTTGCAATAAATACCATCTAAATCTAAGTATAAATGCATCTTGTTTAGTCTAAAACTTGTGTATCATGCCTATGGtatcatttcaaaaaattatcttcaaaGATGGCTTTGACCAGCATGAAGTCGTTTTACATCAactacttcatatatatatatatataaaactctaatttctttcaCTAATCGAAATGACATATGTCACATTTACCTAGAAATGATAATAGGACGATTTGGGGGTAGATCACCCCATACCAAACCCATCCTGTTACTTTAAATCAATTCTCATCTccactaattaaaaaaaaattaaacaaaatagaGCAATTAAGGAATTCTCGTACTTATCTCACCCCGctttgcttaattttttaattcttttcaatttttttacttttaaaatatcaaaatctattaaaataaacataatttacaACTTAATACTATacatattcataatttatttttataaaataaatactatatatatatatatatatatatatatatatatatatatatatatatatatatatatattaaaaaagttgaaaaaaaccaattaaaacaaatttttatttaacattatatataattggatCATGATGGGATGTCTTTGTACTTGAAtctcaagttttaaaaaaatttcaaatccattctaaatttgtttatttttatcttaatctCCATATAACGAATCTCCGAATAAAATCTATTTCATTGTTATCTTTACATTTACTTATAGAGTAGATATGTGCATAAATTTATAATCACTTTAAGGATAGATTTTTCaaataccaatttttattttatcaaatattggTTGGATGGCGGTGTTAATACTTAAAACTTTGAGAACATTTCAGAGTCCCTTGGCTTTACAATATGATATTCATAACTTGTACCATCAATTTCATCACTGACTATAATAAAGAAAGGGTATCGGATAGAGACAATGAGGAATAACCCGACAATGGGTGAGGTGGTAGGATGAGGAGCGCCCGACTCGTTGCGTGAAATAACCAAAAACCCAAGTCAACGCCGTAcaccttcattttttaaaagttccGTACTTGACTTCAATTGTCAATACATGTGCCTCACCTAATCCATTAGGTGCAACATGGACcgtaaaagtttttttatttttaaaggttgCATGTCGCTGCATGAATTAGATTcctctttttaattaattcatggaaaaatatcaaatgtatatatattaattttttggtGTTATATTAGTTGGATACGATGAATATGGGTTATATCAATTATTAAAACTTAGTCAAGCCGACGTGGAAATTACGTATGCCATGTTCACTTTCTTCGATTTACAACTTTGgaatatgtttcattttttttccctaacaTGGGATAGAGGAGATCAACTAAGTCCAAGGTGTCATTTGTAgggtttttctcaatagtacggtaatttaaaaaagttatgattaaattattgtagtagaaaaagtaattatatatatgGGGTAGTTTTTGTCACCTATgagagaggatttgccacttaggagagaggagagaggagagagggtgaacggataaattttttttttaaaccaaaatcatcatttgtcaaaagggaaatcgtctctggaagagacgagttccatgaaaaaaaaaattagtatttaaaaaaattccccatttacaagagacgagttccatgaaaaaaaatatatatatatatataaaagaaaattcctcaaggtatatattttaaaaaaaattccttaaaaaaaaaaaaatccacaaggggaactcgtctcttcaattGAGACGAGTTCcattgaggattttttttattttttattttattttataatttgggaactttttttaaaaaaatatatattttttttccacaggaactcgtctcttcaacaGACGAGTTCCCtggaggaattgttttttttttttttttttttttttaaataataatttgggaatttaaaaaaaaaaaaaaatatatatatatatatatatatatatatatatatatatatatatatatatatatatatatattatttttcatgccttgaggaattgtttttatttatttatttatttttgggtatttttttaaaaaaaaatattttaaaaaaaaaaaatttcccaggggaactcgtctcttggaattgtgttttttttttttttaatttgggaatttatttttttaaaaaaatattttttcccatgggaaactcgtctcttgaagagacgagttccccttgtggaattgttttttttattttttttatttttaattttggaatttttaaaaaaaaaaatatttaaaaaaaaaaaaaaaatttcccatgggaaactcgtctcttgaagagacgagttccccttatggaattgttttttttttttttttttttaatttgggaatttaaaaaattttttttttcccatgggaaactcgtctcttgaagagacgagttctccttgtgaaattgttttttttttaatttaggaattttttttaaaaaaaaatatttaaaaaaaaaaaattctcatgggaaactcatctcttgaagagacgagttccccttgtggaattgtttttttttttttttttttttttttttttttttttttttaatttaggaattttaaaaaaaaaaaagaaaaattcccatgggaaactcgtctcttgaagagacgagttccccttctggaattgtttttttttgttttttttttaaggaattttttttaaaatatatactttgaggaattttttttttttttatatatatatttttttcatggaactcgtctcttcaagagacgagttcccttgtaaatggggaatttttttaaatactaatttttttttttatggaactcgtctcttcaagagacgatttccttttgacttttgaaatgatgattttggtttaaaaaaaaatttatccgttcaccctctctcctctctcctaagtggcaaatcttCTCTCCTAGATGGCAAAAACTATCATATATATGTAATtacttcttctactacaataatttaagcataacttttttaaattaccgtactattgaaaAAAACCCGTCATTTGTACAAAAGATCAACATCGATGGGTCCAATGTGGCATGAAGACAAAATGATTGCTTTTTTGCATCAAACTCTTAGATTTGATTCGTAAACAAAGGCAATACATGATATGTAGGACGTGAgatgttttcttctctttttaagTGTTATGTTTAAGttctttttaatgatttttctttggacttattaaaagaaagaaaagaaaaaaaaatggttaaaatatGTGTTAATatgcttattattatttattatttaaattttcataactAGAATGTAATGTATCTATCATACTTAATATAAATGGAAAGATAtgtaaatatggaaaaaaaaaaaaaaaaaaaaaagacatgaaatATTAGGCTTTATTTGagaagtattttaaaaaataggtttgaaaaataatttttgagaattgtttttaaaaattgttttttgatgttttgttgAATTTAGAAAccaaaatattctttatatgtattttaaaaacaacttttatatataaatttttatttttaattatttttcatatttgattaattattttttaaaacaatcattaaaaaataaataaaataaataaaaataataattgttttaagaaacattTCTGAAAacggtttttgaaaaaaaaaattgttcttaatgttttataaaacaaaaatttgtttctaaacctaaaatatttttaacttgttttgaatattttaaatatgttttaaaaataatttttttatctaatgttttattttaaattattttacatgtttgtttaattattttttaaaacaactactaaaagataagtgaaaataaagaaaaaaaaaaattaaaagatgttatttgaaaatattataaaacagtttttttgttaccaaatgtgtttttttggttttttttttctagagaataaaaaattgttttctaaaacaattgaCAAACAAACCCATGATGTAAAACACactatgttttatgtttttaaaaataaaaaattgctttatattatttttataatcaaacatgttttcttttcttcctttctttcttcttctttttattttttttatttttttttatgggagaTGCAACATTAGAAttatcatggttttaaaaactagacTGGACCGGCCGTTGGTCAATCACAATTCCGATCCGATCCGACCAATTGGATTGGAAAATGATCGAATTGGAATTAGACCACTTGAATTGGCGAACCAAACGAATCGACTAGTTCCATTCGAACCTAGCGGCTCATTTTCCTTTCCCCTTTCCCATGTGGTTGGTACCTCCATTGTTGCTTGGAGTGTTGTCCTGCCGACAACAGTACCTCCATTGTCGCCTGGAGCATCGTCCCGCCAGTAGCACCCCTCGGCATTGGGAACCCTGCCCCAACCTCCCCTTCATCCGCAGCGCGCTGGAAAGCCCCCTTATCCCCTTATCCCCTTGCGTTACGAGTTGGAAACCTCCCAATCTCACCCCCAAAACACTACAAATCCCCATCACCAACCCCCCCTTGCAAAGCCCCGTTGCCCCTCACCCCCAACGGCGCACTGaaaacctttcccggcaacaaAGAGCCCTCCCACAACACTAGAAACCTCCCAAAGAGCCTTGccttccatttttgtttttaaaattttaattttgatgttttatatttaatttcttaattttttttattgattataattgtagtgatatgtttaatatttttttttgttttatttattgcaccttgaaattttaatttattgaaattattgaaaatatttgattgattgacatctataggtaaatttttttgtgaaaaaactcaacaaatataataaatactgctagaatttagatagaatttattatttttatttattaaaaattttaaaaatttaataatatataaaatatatatttatgacatcaccgaTTCGATCGCCGGTTTGATTGTGGTTCGATAGTTGATCCGATTAGTAAACCGTGAGCCAATAACTTTTCTGATTCAATGATCGGACCGATTcttaaaacattcaaaattatacCTTATGATCCATGAGCAAAGCCCATAATTGGGATTCTCTATTCCCACCGTGGGATGGGCTACGAAGGTGGGCTAGATTGAGAAGCTTAGTCAACTTTGATCCACACCTTTTCTCAATGTTAGCTCACGAATCATGGCTTGTTTCATATTGGACTCTTAATTTGGGCCTATACATGGGCTTGATTTCATGATTACGGTCCATGCCATGCTTGgtgttttcattttgaaaattggtcCTTCAATGAGAATCAAATTACAAATGGCTCTGTATTGTTTAATCGTGATTTAATGTATTAATTAGTCTGAAAATTCAGTGATCTTTTAGTGTAGTAAAAGAGTCCTTGACaatagaaagtatttttaaaaagtgaaaaaattacttataatttattttatggtattttttaaaatacttttaacctaaaaagtttagaattgttttctatttttctatttttaaaaattattttcaaaaattgatttaaaaaagagGTATAAGAAAGGAAGATGTGTTTAACATATTAACTTTTCTATTGTTtgcaaacaaaaattgaaagaaatttttatCGCAtgctataatataaatattttaattttatataaaaaaaagaatttattaaattgatagGATAAGcaaatggagaataaaaagacccttatccttttttattttaataataaaaaattcattaattaaaaataaaaatagaaaaaaatcagGGGGCGAAGTCCTGGTTTCATAGGACCAATGGAAGATATATGTTACAAGAAATGGCCAGACCGTGGTTTAGAAATCCTAGTTGCCTTTTCCTTTCGTAGTTTGTGCCTCCtctcaactctctctctcttttccttcgCATCGGTGGTAGTGGATGGCAACAAGAACCAACAAATACGCCTCCATCAATTTCAATCACCTCTTCCACAACAACTCCCATTCCACCGCCGCCACCACTGCCACCTCCgccccttcttcttcttcatcatctccATCAAATTCTTACAAATCGCATCTCGCTGCCACCCGAACACATGGAGGAATGCTTGTATTAAGCCGCCCTACCCCCAAGGCCCAGCCCCAACTACCGCCGCCACAGAAGCAGCAACCGCCGCCACCTCCCATCCAGGCCCGGCCCGAGCAGGATTCCTTGGCTCCTCTACCACTGGGCCGGGCTGAGGCCGGTTCACCCTCTCCCTCGTCTCCGTCGAAGCCGGATCGGTTCGTTCCGCCGCATCTGCGGCCGGGGTTCGTGGGCAGGGAGGAGAAGCCTGGGCTGGAGTTCCAGATCCGGCCTAACCGGCAAGGGAATTTCGGATCGCCGAACCGGTACGGGGAAGAGCGGAGGCCCAAGTCGGGTGGGCACGAGAGGATGCGGAGAGGTGGTGAATCGGATCAGTGGGAGCTGAGTCGGCCCAGATCGAGTGGGACTCGGCCGAATTCGAGTGGATGGTACGGTTCTTCGCAATCTTTCGACTTTATATATTGAATctttcggtttttttttttcctttatcacAATTATCGTACTTCtacaatttgattatttattttacgGCCATTTCCGTCTGTTTCAATCCCTATTAACGTTCCTAATTTAACgattcttgttttttcttctttttttccaaataataatTTGGATTTATGTTCTTAAATTCTTTGAACTGCCATGagaatttctttccttcaattGTATGATAAGAATTTGGAATATAATAAACAATCAATTTTTGGTGGGTATTGATTCCTGCCCTGAGAAAGTGGGAATTCTCTAATTTATAAACgcttaattttttcattttattggtGTTGGGGGAAATCTCCTCTGctattgttttttcctttccatgTATACCAATTCCATCTTCTTCTGTGTGTGTTGGATATGAATACTTTTGAATGAAGTGTAACCCACCAAATGTATGGCGAGGGAGAGAATAGGAGTTGAGCCACTGTCCCAtttggtttcagaaaactggatGTAATAATCCatggaaggaaaatgaaagaagttGGATCATTTACTCTTTGTTTGCTATTCAATGGAATTTAGATATGATCAAGTTTTCTAACAGTTCTTATCCTTCTTATTAAAATTGAGGGtaatgtagatttttttttttcattgttaaagTAATTCCACTCAAATTATCACATTTTGGGGAACAATAAACATGTAGTCAAATTCCCTAAATCCTTCCCATTTTGTCCTGTTTTGAATTCTGATTAGAAACAacttgattgaaaattttgatcaaatctttttcttttcctctatcCCCTATTCCAAAGGAAATGCTAGTGCTTTGTAAAATCAAAACACTCTGAAATTCCTACTTGGCCCGGATCTGTAATTGTATCAATATTTATGTAGTTGTATCTATGTTTATGTGTGTGACATATAGAAAACAAATG
The window above is part of the Vitis riparia cultivar Riparia Gloire de Montpellier isolate 1030 chromosome 12, EGFV_Vit.rip_1.0, whole genome shotgun sequence genome. Proteins encoded here:
- the LOC117927316 gene encoding proline-rich receptor-like protein kinase PERK5; protein product: MATRTNKYASINFNHLFHNNSHSTAATTATSAPSSSSSSPSNSYKSHLAATRTHGGMLVLSRPTPKAQPQLPPPQKQQPPPPPIQARPEQDSLAPLPLGRAEAGSPSPSSPSKPDRFVPPHLRPGFVGREEKPGLEFQIRPNRQGNFGSPNRYGEERRPKSGGHERMRRGGESDQWELSRPRSSGTRPNSSG